From the genome of Muricauda sp. SCSIO 64092, one region includes:
- a CDS encoding MFS transporter produces the protein MKIEKPRLNFWQIWNMNVGFFGIQFSFGLQQTAVSPIFSFLGAHHDELPLLNLAGPVTGLLIQPIIGAISDKTWSPKWGGRRKPFFLIGAILASLCLFAFPFSPELWFAVGLLWILDAGNNTAMEPYRAFVGDKLPDEQLTYGYQMQSLFVGAGITLANLSLFAFQHWFSIPADETAGLCSTATENVSSIPTWVYYSFFLGALASIGTVMWSVWKTPEIPPVAEELEEIRKHNEGTPAPIIQILSVLFVIFSVPLLLGYLVASGLPQLWDNINLWVIIVLVFAFLWLFMLYRIIKNNPNNRTIKKLGDTLDPLLEAAEAIGKMPGFLWKLAAVYLFQWYALFVYWQFLPPMLRTSLFGISNEDNEKFESIMAACKAGAEISADDMSFAQNVQSLAEQALGHAGLMNGTYNFITMIVALALVPMAAKIGSKLVYVVCLFLTAVAMLSMPFIANKWMLLIPMVLFGIGWAAMMGIPYAMVSKVIPEERRGVYMGIVNMMIVIPMLIQTVSFGPIIKNVLGNDATQAIIFGGIFFMIAGVLAMRLNLPKDKLDSALDTGGSST, from the coding sequence ATGAAAATTGAAAAGCCTAGACTCAACTTTTGGCAAATTTGGAATATGAATGTGGGATTCTTCGGAATCCAATTCAGTTTTGGCCTCCAACAGACGGCGGTAAGTCCCATTTTCTCCTTTTTGGGAGCTCATCATGACGAGCTGCCCCTTTTAAATCTGGCAGGTCCTGTTACGGGGCTCTTGATTCAACCTATCATTGGAGCAATTTCCGATAAGACATGGTCCCCAAAATGGGGAGGGAGAAGAAAGCCCTTTTTTCTGATCGGTGCGATTTTGGCGAGCCTCTGTCTCTTTGCTTTTCCATTTAGCCCGGAACTCTGGTTTGCAGTTGGCCTTCTTTGGATTTTGGATGCCGGTAACAATACGGCAATGGAGCCCTACCGTGCCTTTGTAGGGGATAAATTGCCGGACGAGCAATTGACGTACGGGTATCAAATGCAAAGCCTATTTGTGGGAGCAGGTATTACGTTGGCCAATCTTTCGCTATTTGCTTTTCAGCATTGGTTTAGTATCCCAGCGGATGAAACGGCTGGACTTTGTAGCACTGCCACAGAAAACGTTTCGTCCATTCCAACATGGGTGTATTACTCATTTTTCTTGGGAGCATTGGCATCCATAGGAACAGTGATGTGGTCCGTATGGAAAACACCGGAAATTCCACCCGTAGCCGAAGAATTGGAAGAAATTAGAAAGCATAATGAAGGGACTCCCGCCCCAATCATTCAGATTTTGAGTGTTCTTTTTGTAATTTTTTCCGTGCCGTTGTTATTAGGGTACCTGGTAGCAAGTGGGCTGCCACAATTGTGGGACAATATTAATCTATGGGTAATTATTGTATTGGTATTTGCCTTTCTTTGGTTATTCATGCTCTATCGAATTATTAAAAACAATCCCAATAATCGAACAATAAAAAAACTTGGGGATACCTTGGATCCCCTTTTGGAGGCTGCGGAAGCCATAGGTAAAATGCCGGGATTCCTATGGAAACTGGCTGCAGTTTATCTATTTCAATGGTACGCCCTTTTTGTGTACTGGCAATTTTTGCCGCCAATGTTGCGTACCAGCTTATTTGGGATTTCCAATGAAGACAATGAAAAGTTCGAATCCATTATGGCAGCATGCAAAGCAGGTGCCGAAATTAGTGCCGATGACATGTCCTTTGCGCAAAATGTGCAATCCTTGGCAGAACAAGCCTTGGGTCATGCCGGATTAATGAACGGAACGTATAATTTCATTACCATGATCGTTGCGTTGGCTTTGGTTCCCATGGCCGCCAAGATAGGATCAAAGCTGGTCTATGTGGTCTGTTTGTTCCTAACCGCTGTTGCCATGCTGAGTATGCCGTTTATTGCGAACAAATGGATGTTGCTCATCCCTATGGTGCTGTTTGGTATAGGATGGGCCGCAATGATGGGTATTCCTTACGCTATGGTTTCCAAAGTAATACCGGAGGAACGTCGGGGGGTATACATGGGAATCGTGAACATGATGATTGTGATCCCAATGTTGATACAAACCGTGAGTTTTGGACCAATCATTAAAAATGTATTGGGCAATGATGCTACCCAGGCCATTATTTTTGGAGGAATCTTCTTTATGATTGCTGGAGTTCTTGCCATGCGCTTGAACTTGCCCAAGGATAAATTGGATAGTGCTTTGGATACGGGAGGATCATCCACCTAA
- the gtfA gene encoding sucrose phosphorylase: MKNQIQLITYVDRIGCKNIAELDQLLNVELKELFGGVHILPFFYPIDGADAGFDPMDHLKIDPRLGDWDAIKKLSQSIDVMADLIVNHVSADSAEFKDYLIKGEDSEYASLFLTFEKVFPNGATEKDLLTIYRPRPGFPFSKFKLANGEQRLIWTTFTQKQIDIDVHSKEGKNYLESILDRYQTSGVTMIRLDAAGYAIKSAGTSCFMIPETFDFIDELTKKARKRGIEVLVEIHAFYKTQIEIAKKVDFVYDFALPVLVLDALFHGNAENLKKWLNIAPRNVITVLDTHDGIGIVDVASEGDEQGLIPDSTLDGIVDKVHANSKGSSLKATGAAASNLDLYQVNCTYFEALGKDENAYLMARAIQFFVPGVPQVYYVGLFGDANDMQLLEATNVGRDINRHYYTKDEIVRKTSGSMFQKLALLMKLRNTHSAFEGDFNLRKTPDDVLSLEWSDGDNRISLEADLIGLRFTILGTEHGVVKPLMEV; this comes from the coding sequence ATGAAAAACCAGATCCAACTCATTACCTATGTGGACCGCATTGGTTGTAAAAATATTGCTGAACTGGATCAGCTTTTGAATGTTGAACTAAAGGAACTTTTTGGCGGAGTTCATATCCTCCCATTTTTTTATCCAATCGATGGTGCAGATGCAGGCTTTGATCCCATGGACCATCTCAAGATCGATCCAAGGCTCGGGGATTGGGATGCCATTAAAAAACTGAGCCAGTCCATTGATGTCATGGCCGATTTAATTGTGAACCATGTATCCGCAGATTCTGCCGAGTTCAAGGATTATTTGATAAAGGGAGAGGATTCGGAATATGCCTCCTTGTTTTTGACCTTTGAAAAGGTGTTTCCCAATGGGGCTACGGAAAAGGACTTGTTAACCATTTACAGGCCCAGACCTGGATTTCCGTTCAGTAAGTTTAAACTGGCAAATGGGGAGCAACGTTTGATATGGACCACTTTCACCCAAAAACAAATAGATATCGATGTCCATTCCAAGGAAGGCAAAAACTATTTGGAGTCCATATTGGACCGCTATCAAACATCAGGGGTAACCATGATTCGGTTGGATGCGGCTGGCTACGCCATTAAAAGTGCGGGAACCTCTTGTTTCATGATTCCGGAAACTTTTGACTTTATTGATGAACTGACCAAAAAAGCAAGGAAGAGGGGTATTGAGGTACTTGTGGAAATACACGCTTTCTATAAGACCCAAATTGAAATTGCGAAGAAAGTGGATTTTGTGTACGACTTTGCCTTGCCGGTTTTGGTTTTGGATGCGCTTTTTCATGGCAATGCCGAAAATCTTAAAAAGTGGCTGAACATTGCTCCCAGAAACGTGATAACCGTACTGGATACCCATGATGGTATCGGAATTGTTGATGTCGCTTCGGAGGGAGACGAACAAGGACTTATTCCAGATTCGACCTTGGACGGTATTGTGGACAAAGTACATGCGAATAGTAAAGGGAGTAGTTTAAAAGCAACCGGTGCCGCGGCTTCCAATCTTGATCTCTACCAAGTGAACTGCACCTATTTTGAAGCCCTGGGTAAGGATGAAAACGCCTATCTCATGGCAAGGGCCATCCAGTTTTTTGTGCCTGGGGTCCCTCAGGTCTATTATGTCGGGCTTTTTGGTGATGCCAATGATATGCAGTTGTTGGAAGCAACCAACGTAGGACGGGATATCAACCGGCATTATTACACCAAGGACGAAATTGTAAGGAAAACGTCGGGTTCCATGTTCCAAAAATTGGCTTTGCTGATGAAGCTGAGAAATACACATAGTGCCTTTGAAGGGGATTTTAATCTTAGGAAAACCCCGGATGATGTACTGTCTCTCGAATGGTCCGATGGGGACAATAGGATTTCATTGGAAGCCGACCTAATCGGGTTACGGTTCACGATCTTAGGGACGGAACATGGGGTTGTAAAACCACTTATGGAGGTATAG
- the queG gene encoding tRNA epoxyqueuosine(34) reductase QueG, protein MLSKTRYTNAIKAEAKRLGFLSCGISKAEYLEEEAPRLEKWLNNNMHGEMRYMENHFDKRLDPTKLVEGAKSVISLLLNYFPSQTQNPESYKISKYAYGRDYHFVIKDKLKQLLQFVETEIGQVHGRAFVDSAPVLDKAWAAKSGLGWMGKHSNLLTKEVGSFYFIAELIIDLELDYDSPTTDHCGTCTACLDACPTQAIVEPYVVDGSKCISYFTIELKNEIPTEFSGQFEDWMFGCDVCQDVCPWNRFSTPHREPLFNPHPELLSMDKKDWEEITSNVFGKLFAKSAVKRTKFSGLKRNIEFLKK, encoded by the coding sequence GTGCTAAGTAAGACCAGATATACCAATGCCATAAAAGCAGAGGCCAAACGCCTGGGCTTTTTGTCCTGTGGTATATCCAAGGCCGAATACTTGGAAGAAGAGGCCCCGCGTTTGGAAAAATGGCTGAACAACAATATGCATGGGGAAATGCGGTATATGGAAAACCATTTTGACAAAAGGCTGGATCCCACAAAATTGGTGGAAGGCGCAAAATCGGTAATCTCTTTACTACTGAATTATTTTCCTTCGCAAACGCAGAACCCCGAATCCTACAAAATTTCAAAGTATGCTTATGGGAGGGATTATCATTTTGTGATAAAGGACAAGCTCAAACAGCTATTGCAATTTGTGGAAACGGAAATTGGACAAGTACACGGACGTGCCTTTGTGGATTCCGCTCCCGTTTTGGACAAGGCCTGGGCTGCGAAAAGTGGTTTGGGATGGATGGGGAAACACAGCAATCTTTTGACCAAGGAGGTGGGCTCTTTTTATTTCATTGCCGAGTTGATCATTGATTTGGAATTGGATTATGATTCGCCAACTACGGACCATTGTGGTACGTGTACCGCATGTTTAGATGCCTGCCCCACCCAGGCCATAGTGGAACCTTATGTGGTGGACGGCAGTAAGTGCATTTCTTATTTTACCATTGAGTTAAAAAATGAAATACCCACGGAATTCAGTGGACAGTTTGAGGATTGGATGTTCGGTTGTGATGTTTGTCAGGACGTATGTCCATGGAATCGATTTTCAACACCACATCGGGAACCCCTGTTCAATCCGCATCCGGAACTGCTCTCAATGGACAAAAAGGATTGGGAAGAAATAACTTCAAACGTTTTCGGAAAATTATTTGCGAAATCGGCAGTAAAACGGACAAAATTTTCTGGATTAAAGCGTAATATTGAGTTTTTGAAAAAGTAG
- a CDS encoding cytochrome P450 — protein MEKGRHIPKVSFFDFLKRALEIVKNPLPFHHDNFEEKGDTFQLHLGFGNRILFSRNAAFLQYALQKNQRNYTKSRVQTRDVAKYIGKGLLTSEGEHWKKQRKLIQPAFHKRHLAQLMGIMQETIKQELAVIPEGKKVNVETIFGRLAFQVVAKSLFSGAVDEVAINRLQTIVEASQKMLVRELRQPYLGWWFKASGILDRHLAMVQEARELIRALIVKRKADGERKDDLLDMLLDARYEDGTSMHVEQMIDEIMILFTAGHETTSNALSFTCQLLAKYPKYQERIYRENKQLEGQDLMAGLMSQKITRYVLEESMRLYPPAYFIDRMNHNADEFQNMALKPKTPLLFSVIEIHRHGKYWEDPLEFLPERFEGPPNQHSDHYYPFGGGPRMCIGNNFAMFEMQMVISELIKDLKITPTTKTIEILPLITLRPKNAILEFEKRVPC, from the coding sequence ATGGAAAAGGGTCGGCATATTCCTAAAGTATCTTTTTTTGATTTCCTTAAACGGGCATTGGAAATCGTAAAAAACCCACTGCCCTTTCATCACGATAATTTTGAAGAAAAAGGGGATACCTTCCAGCTACATCTGGGATTTGGAAATCGGATCCTCTTTTCCAGAAATGCCGCTTTTCTTCAGTATGCCCTTCAGAAGAACCAAAGAAATTACACCAAATCCAGGGTGCAGACAAGGGATGTTGCCAAGTATATTGGAAAAGGATTGTTGACTTCGGAAGGGGAGCATTGGAAAAAACAGCGAAAGCTTATCCAACCGGCATTCCATAAACGGCATTTAGCGCAGTTAATGGGGATAATGCAGGAAACGATAAAACAGGAGCTTGCCGTAATCCCCGAAGGGAAAAAAGTAAATGTGGAAACCATTTTTGGTCGACTGGCCTTTCAAGTGGTAGCGAAGTCCCTTTTTAGTGGAGCTGTGGACGAGGTGGCCATCAATAGGTTACAGACCATTGTTGAAGCTTCCCAAAAAATGCTGGTACGGGAGTTACGACAGCCCTATTTGGGGTGGTGGTTCAAGGCCAGTGGTATATTGGACAGGCATTTGGCAATGGTCCAAGAAGCAAGGGAACTGATACGGGCACTTATTGTTAAAAGGAAAGCTGATGGGGAACGAAAGGACGACCTTTTGGATATGCTGCTGGATGCACGATACGAGGACGGAACCTCCATGCACGTAGAACAGATGATAGATGAAATCATGATCCTTTTCACCGCGGGACATGAAACCACGAGTAATGCCCTGAGCTTTACCTGCCAATTGTTGGCGAAATATCCAAAATACCAGGAACGGATCTATAGAGAGAACAAGCAACTTGAAGGTCAGGATTTGATGGCTGGACTGATGTCCCAGAAAATAACCAGATATGTCTTGGAAGAGTCCATGCGACTGTATCCTCCCGCTTATTTTATAGACCGAATGAACCACAACGCGGACGAATTTCAAAACATGGCATTAAAGCCCAAAACCCCCTTACTTTTTTCGGTGATTGAAATCCATAGGCATGGCAAGTATTGGGAAGACCCTTTGGAATTTTTACCCGAGCGTTTTGAGGGTCCCCCAAACCAACATTCCGATCATTATTATCCCTTTGGGGGAGGGCCCAGAATGTGTATCGGCAACAATTTTGCGATGTTTGAGATGCAAATGGTGATTTCGGAATTAATAAAGGACCTAAAAATTACTCCTACTACAAAGACCATAGAAATCCTTCCATTGATTACCTTAAGACCAAAGAATGCCATTTTGGAATTTGAAAAAAGGGTGCCGTGCTAA
- the ruvB gene encoding Holliday junction branch migration DNA helicase RuvB has protein sequence MNENLNPSNDHFSQEELDIERALRPITFDDFTGQAQVLENLKVFVEAANMRGEALDHTLFHGPPGLGKTTLAHILANELGVGIKVTSGPVLDKPGDLAGLLTNLEERDVLFIDEIHRLSPIVEEYLYSAMEDYKIDIMLETGPNARTVQINLSPFTLVGATTRSGLLTAPMRARFGISSRLQYYDTELLSTIVERSAEILKVPISNEAAIEIAGRSRGTPRICNALLRRVRDFAQIKGNGTIDIDISKFGLKALNVDAHGLDEMDNKILSTIIDKFKGGPVGITTLATAVSESAETIEEVYEPFLIQQGFIMRTPRGREVTELAYTHLGRVKGGTQGGLF, from the coding sequence ATGAACGAGAACTTGAACCCCTCAAACGATCATTTTTCCCAGGAAGAACTGGATATAGAAAGGGCGCTACGTCCCATAACCTTTGATGATTTTACGGGGCAGGCACAAGTATTGGAAAACCTTAAGGTCTTTGTTGAAGCGGCAAATATGCGTGGTGAAGCTTTGGATCATACCTTGTTCCATGGACCTCCCGGATTGGGAAAAACAACCTTGGCCCATATCTTGGCCAATGAACTGGGAGTAGGGATTAAAGTCACTTCCGGACCAGTATTGGATAAGCCAGGTGATTTGGCGGGCCTCTTGACCAATTTGGAAGAGCGGGATGTTCTCTTTATTGATGAAATACATCGGTTGAGTCCTATTGTGGAAGAATATCTTTACTCTGCCATGGAGGATTACAAAATTGACATTATGTTGGAGACGGGCCCCAATGCCCGCACGGTACAGATCAATTTGAGTCCTTTTACCCTGGTTGGGGCAACGACACGCTCGGGATTATTGACCGCACCCATGCGGGCACGTTTTGGCATTTCGAGTAGATTACAGTATTATGATACCGAACTGCTGTCCACCATAGTGGAGCGAAGTGCGGAAATATTGAAAGTTCCCATTTCCAACGAGGCCGCCATTGAAATTGCTGGACGAAGCCGTGGAACGCCCCGTATCTGCAATGCGCTGCTGAGAAGGGTAAGGGACTTTGCACAGATCAAGGGGAACGGAACCATAGATATCGATATTTCAAAGTTTGGTCTAAAAGCATTGAACGTGGATGCCCATGGGCTGGACGAAATGGACAATAAAATCCTCTCTACCATTATTGATAAGTTCAAAGGGGGGCCGGTGGGAATAACCACACTGGCCACAGCGGTGTCCGAAAGTGCTGAAACCATTGAAGAAGTTTACGAACCCTTTTTGATACAGCAAGGATTTATTATGCGTACGCCGCGCGGTCGGGAAGTCACGGAATTGGCATATACACATTTGGGTCGCGTTAAAGGTGGTACCCAGGGCGGACTTTTCTGA
- a CDS encoding acyl-CoA dehydrogenase, with amino-acid sequence MTNTVYPKGILPYIPFFYVIWSDDLLSASEIQVVQKAITSDPSLNEKEKAQLWSWLDRSNPPNNSEIKSWQTLITSSKATLVESEIYPLETFSRKVAQHFTHKGDPNEYLQYIERTLGIQPNHYNHLFNVTVVHQINSDRYNPGDLDQILNQKGWEVVQDFRNYLKNDLYSWAVHRSKEDARAIVLKQLNHLAKDGWGAYGYPEAYGGRNDMENYATIFEHLMFVDGSLGVKFGVQFGLFGGSIQSLGNDEQRRRYLTKAGSANLLGCFAMTETGHGSNVRGINTTATYIHKERAIVIHTPGENDNKEYIGNALHSKMATVFAQLLVNGKNEGVHAILVPLRDDKHEELQGIRIADNGYKLGLNGVDNGKIWFHQVKVPVENLLDNYGGIASDGNYQSRIKNPNKRFFTMLGTLVGGRICVAKGALAAAKMALAIAVKHSLKRRQFNDSIKIQEDLLMDYPTHQLRLIPRVASCYVYHFALQRAMAEYASNTSDDKRKIETQVAGLKAIITWFSSAAIQESREACGGKGYLLENRIGDLKNDSDIFTTFEGDNTVLLQLAAKGVLSDFNAEFNSGGFTSVLKFLRSQLSDKLTTINPMYSNKVDSEHLYNPKFHLHALDFRLRRLTYTAAMRIRNYIKKGIPSYQAFLKTQTHLLEVGKAYSAVLALTWYYDKIDGMEEGEYKNLFYQIGALHSLYTLRKDADWYLEQGYFGSTKSKAIRQRVERLSSELRPYVKALVEGFGIPEHLMTAPIAS; translated from the coding sequence ATGACGAATACAGTTTATCCCAAGGGAATTTTACCCTATATCCCTTTCTTTTACGTGATTTGGTCAGACGATTTGTTGTCTGCTTCCGAAATTCAAGTGGTACAAAAGGCCATTACATCAGACCCCTCACTCAACGAAAAGGAAAAAGCACAATTGTGGTCTTGGCTGGACCGTTCCAATCCACCCAACAACTCCGAAATTAAATCCTGGCAAACCTTGATTACCTCCAGCAAAGCAACATTGGTGGAATCCGAAATCTATCCCTTGGAAACCTTTTCCCGTAAAGTGGCCCAGCACTTTACCCATAAGGGCGATCCCAATGAATATTTACAATATATAGAGCGAACTCTAGGCATACAGCCCAACCACTACAACCATTTGTTCAATGTTACCGTAGTACATCAAATCAATTCCGATCGATACAACCCGGGGGACCTAGATCAAATTCTAAACCAAAAAGGATGGGAGGTTGTCCAAGACTTTAGAAACTACCTTAAAAATGACCTCTATAGCTGGGCCGTCCATCGTTCAAAAGAAGATGCGCGGGCCATAGTCCTGAAACAACTGAACCACTTGGCCAAAGATGGGTGGGGAGCGTACGGTTATCCGGAGGCCTATGGAGGAAGAAATGATATGGAAAACTACGCCACCATATTCGAACACCTCATGTTTGTAGATGGTAGTTTGGGCGTGAAATTTGGAGTCCAGTTCGGGCTTTTTGGTGGGAGTATCCAAAGTCTGGGAAATGATGAACAACGCAGGCGCTATTTGACAAAGGCAGGTAGTGCCAATCTCCTGGGGTGTTTTGCCATGACGGAAACAGGTCATGGAAGTAATGTCCGCGGCATCAATACTACGGCTACCTATATCCATAAGGAAAGGGCCATTGTTATACATACCCCAGGGGAAAATGATAACAAGGAATACATTGGTAACGCCTTACATTCCAAAATGGCCACTGTTTTTGCCCAACTGTTGGTGAACGGCAAAAACGAAGGTGTACACGCTATTTTGGTACCCTTGAGGGATGACAAACACGAAGAACTTCAAGGAATCCGTATAGCGGACAATGGATACAAACTTGGTCTTAATGGGGTGGACAACGGAAAGATTTGGTTCCACCAGGTAAAAGTTCCCGTAGAAAACCTTTTGGACAACTACGGGGGCATCGCTTCGGATGGAAACTATCAATCCCGAATAAAAAATCCGAACAAACGATTTTTCACCATGCTGGGCACCTTGGTCGGGGGACGCATTTGTGTTGCAAAAGGGGCTTTGGCAGCCGCAAAAATGGCACTGGCCATAGCGGTAAAGCACAGTTTAAAAAGACGCCAATTCAACGACTCGATTAAAATTCAGGAAGACTTGTTGATGGACTATCCAACCCACCAACTAAGACTTATTCCAAGGGTGGCCAGCTGCTATGTTTATCACTTTGCCCTGCAACGGGCCATGGCGGAGTATGCTTCCAATACATCCGATGATAAACGCAAAATAGAAACCCAAGTTGCGGGACTCAAAGCAATCATCACCTGGTTTTCTTCGGCGGCAATCCAAGAAAGCCGGGAAGCTTGCGGTGGAAAGGGTTATTTACTGGAGAACCGCATTGGGGACTTAAAAAATGATTCGGACATCTTTACCACTTTTGAAGGGGACAATACCGTGCTCTTACAATTGGCCGCCAAAGGGGTATTATCGGATTTTAATGCTGAATTCAATTCGGGGGGATTTACCAGTGTATTGAAATTCTTGCGGAGCCAACTCTCCGATAAATTAACCACCATAAACCCCATGTACTCCAACAAAGTGGATAGTGAACACCTCTACAACCCTAAGTTTCATTTGCACGCATTGGACTTTAGATTACGCCGCTTGACCTATACCGCGGCAATGCGCATTAGAAATTACATTAAGAAAGGTATTCCGAGTTACCAGGCTTTTTTAAAGACACAAACCCATTTGTTGGAAGTTGGTAAAGCCTACAGTGCAGTTCTTGCCCTTACCTGGTATTATGACAAGATCGATGGTATGGAAGAAGGGGAATACAAAAACCTGTTTTATCAAATTGGGGCACTTCATTCGTTATATACCCTCCGAAAAGATGCCGACTGGTATTTGGAGCAAGGTTATTTCGGAAGCACAAAATCCAAAGCCATTAGACAGCGTGTAGAACGCCTAAGTTCGGAACTCAGGCCCTATGTCAAAGCTTTGGTGGAAGGTTTTGGAATTCCAGAACATTTAATGACGGCCCCCATAGCGAGTTAG
- a CDS encoding GIN domain-containing protein gives MKRFISIFFLVMPLLLISQRQPKIKGNRSVTEVSEQLPAFTAIELSHNLDIKLKKSFGEGYEIIADDNLVDVLKFDVVDSTLVISSFYDIVSKKKLEITVNYRELMAITVKEGKVFSNEVISSDELYLNTFGNAELDIEASGFMANVNAEDNSTMNLNLDIDSLNVSMKHKTDGVIYAVSGAKNINLEDSTSLTLEGTTESLRAEMKTNTKLKADKLEAAEVDLTIKESGFARINAYRTFTLKSSGNAKTHLYGNPKVAVEEFLDTSQLLKKGD, from the coding sequence ATGAAAAGATTCATTTCCATCTTCTTTTTGGTGATGCCCCTACTCCTGATTTCACAGCGGCAACCGAAAATTAAGGGAAACCGTTCGGTAACTGAAGTCAGTGAACAATTACCTGCTTTTACGGCCATTGAATTGTCCCACAATTTGGACATAAAACTTAAAAAGTCCTTCGGTGAAGGCTACGAAATAATCGCGGACGATAATTTGGTGGATGTTTTAAAGTTTGATGTGGTGGACAGTACCTTGGTTATTTCCTCATTCTATGATATTGTATCCAAAAAGAAGTTGGAGATAACGGTAAATTACAGGGAGTTAATGGCCATTACGGTAAAAGAAGGGAAAGTTTTTAGCAACGAGGTCATTTCTTCAGATGAACTTTATTTGAACACATTCGGGAATGCCGAACTGGATATCGAGGCGAGTGGATTTATGGCCAATGTAAATGCGGAAGATAATAGTACCATGAACCTGAATTTGGATATCGATTCGCTTAATGTAAGTATGAAGCATAAAACCGACGGTGTCATTTATGCGGTAAGCGGGGCAAAAAACATCAATTTGGAAGACAGTACCTCACTCACATTGGAAGGAACTACGGAGAGCTTACGGGCAGAGATGAAAACCAATACAAAGCTAAAAGCGGATAAACTTGAGGCGGCGGAAGTAGACCTAACCATCAAGGAATCCGGATTTGCCCGTATCAATGCCTATAGGACGTTTACTTTAAAATCCAGTGGAAACGCCAAAACCCATCTTTATGGAAACCCTAAAGTTGCCGTGGAGGAATTTCTGGATACTTCCCAATTGCTAAAGAAAGGGGACTAA